The following nucleotide sequence is from Candidatus Nezhaarchaeota archaeon.
GGGCAACAGTCTATCCCTAAAACGGAGGCCATTTGTCACTAAGTTAAAGCGTAAGCCATAGTGTACTATCGATTCCACCAGCTCTTCGAGGTGGGGGTACATTGTTGGCTCCCCTCCCCCGGTGAGACAAACCTCTCTTATGCCTAGGTCCTTAGCTTGCTTTAAGACGCTCTCTACTAGGTCTAGAGGTATGGACTTCGCTGTCGTCTTGTCCACCATGCAGTGGACGCAGTTTAAGTTGCATAGGGTTGTTGGCATTAAAACCAGCTGCATCATGGCGTCAGGCCCTCCATAAGAGATAGCGCTATATCTGGGCTTCGTCTATGGTCTCTGCCCAAGAGCAGTGAGTAGGTCGGCAGGCGGCAAAGCTCTTTTAGTCTTAGGGCCTCCTCTTCTAGCAACTTCTTATCATTAACCCAGACGCTACTCTCCACTAATCTTTTAAGAATAGTGAAGCGGTCGCTAATTTTCTCTATAGAACTATGCTCTGCGTCTACGATTCTAGGGAAGACTATTACGCTCGGCTTGACGCAGCGGAAAACCTGCCGCCCGAAACGCTCTATTGGTCTAAGTATTTTAAGCCCCTCATCGAGCTTAAGAAGTATCTCAGCTGAGAAAGGCAGGAAGGTTATCCCCTCTCGATCCCGCCGGTGGAGGATAAAGTCGTCGCCGACTATGCCGTAGCCCCTGCTCAGAGCTGAAAAAACCAGGGTCGACTTACCACTACCACCGGGGCCGACTATTAGGAACCCTCTATCTTCCTTATCAGCAAAGCAGGCTCCGTGAAAACCAAACACCCCCCTCTCCGCTAGAAGAGGGGTGAGCTTCCCCCCGAGGACGCTAGTCAGAAAGGCGATGTTAGCATGGGGAGGCGTATCGCTCACCGTGATGTTTACAAACTCTTCAGGGCTCTGGGGTGACGGCACTAAGAAAAGTGCGGCGGCCTTCTCCATCCTGCTCACTTGCCACGGCTCCTTGAGCTGAACACAGACCTTCAACCCGTGTATATCTAGATAGCAAAGCATTTACAATCCCGAGCGGCTTTTATACCGTCGCCAATAAAGGTCTACCTCCTAAATAGGAGATGGAATTTCGGCTTGTTGGGGGAACTGGTAAAGAACCCGGTTAAGAGAAAGCTGTCCAATGACGGTGCGGATTTCGGCCTCTAGCTCAATACGAGGGGGCTGGTAATTCCTCCCTCCTTCTACGTTAAGCCCCTCTTCTGGCTCTGTAATAGTGGCTGTCCCTTCTTCTAAAGTTATTAGCTCGTGTTTTAAGAGGAGGTTGAGGAAAGTATCTACGTCAGCCTTAGCTGTTGCAGCCTCTACTTTATACTCAGCCATTAGCCTTCGGAGCAGGCTGAGTGGGCTCACGTTGTTCTCGAGCTGCTTTAGGATAAAAGCAGCGGTGTCGTTTAATGAGTAGTAGCACTTCTTAGCTACGTCTAGGAGTAGCCCCTCGTTATCGATGGTCACTACCAATAAGCCTTCTCTAAGCCTCGCTGTTTGCCTATGCCTCCTATTCATAGCTCTCGCAGAGAACTCGCCGGCGCTTACTTTTCTCTTTTCCTCCTTGAAACTGAGTGAGCTTACCGGCTTTTCTACGAGCTGGCGATTAAGCTAGTGTAGCGCTAGGGGTAAGTAAGGGCCTACGGCTTGAGTGAAGCTTAAAGCTACTTAGGTAGCTAGGCGTTTTAAGGCAGAGGCTGCGTAAATACCTTAGTGCTCCTCGAGGTTTTAAGCCTGCCTCCTCCTTAACTACCGTGAGCCTCTACGCTTTCTAAAGAATTTTCATACGTCTCGTGCTGCTCGTTAGCTAGACGGTGGCGCGTCTACGTCGTAGAGGCTTTCTTTATTAGGGAGGCTGAGCTTCTCCAGCAGCGAGCAATAAGGTCCTTAATAGCTTCAAGGTCGGGTGCCCCTGAGCTCTGAGCTTGCTGTAGTAAGCGGTAGAGCTCTTCTTCCTGCATCTCTATGAGAGGTGCTAAGAGGCTGAGCCAAGGCGTCGAAGCGCATAACCGCCCCCAGTTCAGCTGGAAGCTGCTCGCCATCCTCCTCCATTTCCTATCCCAAAAGGTTAGCCATAGGTCGCTGGGGACGCCATTGATCGCATAGTAATTACCTTCTCCCAGTAAGAACTTCTTCACCCAGTTGGGTTGAAGCTGAATTCCGTACTCTCGTGGTCTACGGGCCACTGGTGTATGGGGTTGTAGCGTAAAGGGCTCCACGACCCAGTCGTCGGGGCTTAGCTCAGATAGCAATTTTAAGCTCTTCTCCAGGCTGGCTTTACTCTCCCCGGGAAAGCCTACGATGAAGGAGCAGAGGACTTTTATTCCGCATTCTTTAGCTGCTCGTAGAAGGGGCGCTATTTTGTCTGGGAGGTATCCTCTACACATCCTCTTGAGCATGGCTGGGTCGCCGGACTCAATACCAAAGATGAGGCACCGGCATCCTCCTCTAGCTAGTTTGGGGAAAAGGCTCGGCTTGAACGTACTTACGTTTCCGTAGCTAAACCAGCGTAGAGGCAGGTCGTTCTGATAGATGTAGTCGCTCAGCCCTTCAAGCAACCCAGGGTCTGGGGTTGGATCGGTGATGTAAAAGGATGAGCAGCCGTACTTAGCCGTCATTAAGTCGAGCTCCATGGTGATGCTCAATAATGAGCGCCTACGAACCCGATACCCCCAAAGGTAATTAGCACAGCAGTAGGCGCAGCGATAAGGACAGCCTCGAGACATAGTTAAGCTTAGTACTGGGAAATAGTTCTCTAGGTCGAAGACGCCCCAGTCGGGGAAAGGTAGTTCGTCTAGGTTTTCTATTAGCTTAACCTCTGTCTTAACGACGTCCTCCCCTTTTCTAAAAACTATGTTTCGGACGTCCTCCAGCCTCCTCTTTCCCTCTAAGTACTCGCTGAGCTCTAAGAGGGCTGCTTCGCCTTCACCAGTGACCAGGGCGTCGAAAGCATCGGTTACCTTAAAGACCTCCTCCTGCCCTAGTGTTATTAAAGGGCCGCCGGCGACTATGAAGCTGGAGGGCGACGCTTTCTTAGCGGCTTTAGCTAAGTCAATAGTTGGCTTAAGGTCACGTTGGCTAACCACCTTAAAGCCTATGGCCTCCGGCCTCTTCTTCCCTACGTGGTTTAGAAGCTTGCCGCTTCCCCAGGTTAAGGGGTTGTAGTTAAAGACCTCGCATTGATGACCCGCGGCCTTTAGCACAGAGGCTAGATAGGCAAGGCTAGGGTCAGGTATAAAGGGGAAGGGCGAGGAAGGGCAGTAGTAAACTAGGGTAAACGACGCCATCGCTCACCCCGCGTGCCCGTCCTTAATCGTGCCTACAGCTCCTCCCTCGA
It contains:
- a CDS encoding radical SAM protein yields the protein MMQLVLMPTTLCNLNCVHCMVDKTTAKSIPLDLVESVLKQAKDLGIREVCLTGGGEPTMYPHLEELVESIVHYGLRFNLVTNGLRFRDRLLP
- a CDS encoding PqqD family protein, whose translation is MNRRHRQTARLREGLLVVTIDNEGLLLDVAKKCYYSLNDTAAFILKQLENNVSPLSLLRRLMAEYKVEAATAKADVDTFLNLLLKHELITLEEGTATITEPEEGLNVEGGRNYQPPRIELEAEIRTVIGQLSLNRVLYQFPQQAEIPSPI
- a CDS encoding B12-binding domain-containing radical SAM protein — its product is MASFTLVYYCPSSPFPFIPDPSLAYLASVLKAAGHQCEVFNYNPLTWGSGKLLNHVGKKRPEAIGFKVVSQRDLKPTIDLAKAAKKASPSSFIVAGGPLITLGQEEVFKVTDAFDALVTGEGEAALLELSEYLEGKRRLEDVRNIVFRKGEDVVKTEVKLIENLDELPFPDWGVFDLENYFPVLSLTMSRGCPYRCAYCCANYLWGYRVRRRSLLSITMELDLMTAKYGCSSFYITDPTPDPGLLEGLSDYIYQNDLPLRWFSYGNVSTFKPSLFPKLARGGCRCLIFGIESGDPAMLKRMCRGYLPDKIAPLLRAAKECGIKVLCSFIVGFPGESKASLEKSLKLLSELSPDDWVVEPFTLQPHTPVARRPREYGIQLQPNWVKKFLLGEGNYYAINGVPSDLWLTFWDRKWRRMASSFQLNWGRLCASTPWLSLLAPLIEMQEEELYRLLQQAQSSGAPDLEAIKDLIARCWRSSASLIKKASTT